A window of Verrucomicrobiia bacterium contains these coding sequences:
- a CDS encoding prepilin-type N-terminal cleavage/methylation domain-containing protein — translation MTQKNRRSQPAGFTLIELLVVIAIIAILASLLLPALARAKERAHRIGCVNNLKQLMLGSMMYASDFNGNLTAPTWVSGELKNLTASSDRTGSDDDASWLYPNYISTIANGSAGGSFDCPSTQNFIRSASPVTTETGPNGKSVLIDLTNNAQNKGHTTGTSYEIFGTYDADGKTVKKTEQSLQVYTLTNFKAKLGMRPGPSQVNLFLDGDDNGGGADATNPNNNWPDPGNNHGAAGTCMGFCDGHASWIPIYNYLDVLNTSQDGNSVPPVP, via the coding sequence ATGACTCAAAAAAACCGCCGCAGCCAGCCCGCGGGATTTACTCTCATCGAGTTACTGGTTGTAATTGCGATCATTGCCATTCTTGCGTCACTGCTCCTGCCGGCGTTGGCCCGGGCCAAGGAACGCGCCCATCGGATCGGCTGCGTCAATAATCTCAAACAGTTGATGCTGGGCAGTATGATGTATGCGTCGGACTTCAATGGAAATCTGACCGCGCCCACCTGGGTTTCTGGCGAACTCAAGAACCTCACCGCCAGCAGTGATCGCACCGGCTCCGATGACGATGCCAGCTGGCTTTATCCAAATTATATTTCTACCATCGCGAATGGGAGTGCGGGCGGAAGCTTCGATTGCCCTTCAACCCAAAACTTTATTCGCTCCGCGTCCCCGGTGACGACCGAGACCGGTCCGAACGGAAAATCGGTCTTGATTGACCTGACGAACAACGCGCAAAATAAAGGCCACACCACCGGCACGAGTTACGAGATATTCGGGACTTACGATGCCGACGGCAAGACCGTCAAGAAAACCGAACAGTCGCTTCAAGTTTACACCCTAACGAATTTCAAAGCCAAACTCGGCATGCGCCCCGGACCGTCCCAGGTGAACTTGTTTTTGGACGGTGATGATAACGGTGGCGGAGCCGACGCCACGAATCCCAACAATAACTGGCCGGATCCCGGCAATAACCACGGCGCTGCGGGCACTTGCATGGGCTTCTGCGACGGCCACGCCTCGTGGATTCCCATCTATAATTATTTGGATGTCCTCAATACCAGCCAGGACGGAAACAGCGTTCCACCCGTTCCCTGA
- a CDS encoding DNRLRE domain-containing protein, whose translation MTHHRYQRNDWRPRNSAAAKIKTIIASLALATTSWFAAQATPVLHGISAANISVQQNDTSNNAVSVTLTTPVAINDFQVINNTQTSRADYFVKIGASATDDVANGILISSITDNGRDNGEGDGTNWGTSAIDSNASGSPGSSGQFWIPVFGTTDDTNYPEYNFDVAGAYFPYSNGWYGGWIVNATGVNNGVTATLASDKLYANPNMVLGTDVIPTGGGKVTVNLLRFGLDSRTNALLLCCGGKNEENFADSQPNADGTWTVTCRDDATGSAEGDPVAFVCVPITNHLVVSGRFFGDASLGLHSSAFSVTNPAAGVYHLTIPGVTPGHGVLIISGEEGGSVNGDNIVSYQATADGWDIQTRDVGAGNKKPNLQSLPASDAVVSFVYIPAPTAGFTVTPTNGLATTEGGVAATFSVVLDAPPSAEVDVNFASSAPAAGMLSVSTLAFNASNWNVPQTVTVTGLDNASTNIEPYSIVFSPATSTDTNYNGVQAPSVSLINVPNGQPGIFLVPTQGLVTTGSGGTATFEVILNVQPANDVSIGFSSSDLTQGTVSPSLITFNSVNWSTPQVVTVTGVDDEIEDGDIAYQIIGAPAVSTDTNYNGLAVGNVSVLNQENDVANLVLSFSGSIKVTEGGTTNFTVALSVKPLSNVTVTYSSSDTTDGTVSPSILTFTPDNWNVPQTVTLSGLNDPALSGNASYTISTVVSSTNLGYSTLVVPDITATTIKAVGLPSGPTVYGLGMPPVGVDGLATVNQAIDFSGATFTFALTVHSDSTDILSVRNDVANGGQISVSGNTISYGGTAIGSFSGGSAGTPLVLTIQSGAAANAVQALVEVVTFASTTTNNFATRTLQVTLNYGAGSVSTVSKSIRVGQLRVTQYQDGADYGYGVYADEADIEISQAVPGTAYPAGSNPANGIFVQLNSSSSDHQVLLRFDNLIGTNANQIPPGSIIVCADLNLNIVNSGDGFALNRMLIPWDATNSTWGSFSDQVGDGGVGVVADDFTAKATNYSQLGMFTESAGPNGGTVFTTTTTGAGNVTIGVTPDVQAWANGETNNGWVCDAEGVLDAAGNQPWNNLTDGTGFSPSEDPTVANHPRLRVYWLPAGTLGTSFRYGVNGYTNVSDCEIVQSSPNASTARGIELFSDGADQGQLDATESLIQFGNIVGTGAGQIPANAHIEVAMLNLASLNSSAAVGDGGEFYAMLQPWQDTTTTWNQWGANGIQTDGVEAAVTPTATAGSPLLVPNEQGGYHAFEVTADVQNWANGTLPNYGWGILPWPKGSDGWGIDTSESASEASRPQLVVYYTLVNSGPAQPKLLPLTVSSTQVQVKFSGTIGTTYSVWRTGSLGGTWSMIGTALVGSDGTATFMDNAPLPTAAYYRLSNP comes from the coding sequence ATGACTCATCACAGATACCAGCGGAATGATTGGAGGCCTCGAAATTCAGCGGCGGCGAAAATTAAAACCATTATCGCGTCCCTCGCGCTGGCCACTACGAGCTGGTTTGCGGCCCAGGCGACGCCAGTTCTTCACGGCATTTCCGCGGCCAATATCAGCGTGCAGCAAAATGATACGAGTAACAATGCAGTCTCGGTTACGCTGACTACGCCGGTTGCGATCAACGATTTTCAAGTCATCAATAACACCCAAACCAGCCGCGCGGATTATTTCGTAAAGATCGGCGCGAGCGCCACGGACGACGTGGCCAACGGCATCCTGATCAGTTCCATCACCGATAATGGCCGCGATAACGGCGAAGGAGATGGCACCAACTGGGGCACGTCCGCCATTGATAGCAATGCTTCCGGAAGCCCGGGATCTTCCGGGCAGTTTTGGATTCCAGTTTTCGGCACCACGGACGATACGAATTATCCGGAGTATAACTTCGACGTGGCCGGCGCGTATTTCCCTTACTCGAACGGCTGGTATGGCGGTTGGATCGTCAATGCCACGGGCGTCAATAACGGTGTCACGGCGACCCTTGCGTCCGATAAACTTTATGCCAACCCGAACATGGTATTGGGCACGGACGTGATTCCCACAGGCGGCGGAAAAGTCACCGTGAACCTGCTGCGATTTGGTTTGGATTCGCGGACGAACGCGCTGTTGTTGTGCTGCGGTGGCAAGAACGAAGAAAATTTTGCCGATTCCCAGCCGAACGCCGACGGCACCTGGACGGTCACCTGCCGCGATGACGCGACGGGCAGCGCCGAGGGAGACCCGGTGGCTTTCGTGTGCGTGCCGATCACGAATCATTTGGTCGTGTCCGGCCGGTTCTTCGGTGATGCGAGCCTCGGTTTGCACAGTTCAGCATTCAGTGTGACGAATCCGGCCGCGGGAGTTTATCATCTCACCATTCCCGGAGTAACTCCCGGCCACGGTGTGCTGATCATTTCGGGAGAAGAAGGCGGCTCGGTCAACGGAGATAATATTGTCAGTTACCAGGCGACCGCCGACGGCTGGGACATCCAGACTCGCGACGTAGGCGCCGGCAATAAGAAACCGAATCTGCAATCATTACCCGCGAGCGACGCAGTGGTTTCATTTGTGTATATCCCCGCACCAACGGCGGGATTCACCGTCACGCCCACTAATGGTTTGGCGACGACCGAAGGCGGTGTCGCGGCGACTTTCTCCGTGGTTTTGGATGCGCCTCCGAGTGCGGAAGTGGATGTCAATTTTGCTTCGAGCGCACCCGCGGCGGGCATGCTTTCCGTCAGCACGCTTGCGTTTAACGCGTCGAACTGGAATGTGCCGCAAACCGTTACGGTCACCGGTCTCGATAATGCTTCGACCAATATCGAGCCGTATTCGATCGTTTTTTCGCCAGCCACCAGCACGGACACTAATTACAACGGCGTGCAAGCGCCGAGTGTTTCTCTCATTAATGTGCCCAACGGCCAGCCGGGAATCTTCCTGGTTCCGACGCAAGGACTTGTCACAACTGGTTCCGGCGGCACGGCGACTTTTGAGGTCATCCTGAACGTCCAGCCGGCCAACGACGTGAGCATCGGTTTCTCTTCGAGTGATTTGACGCAGGGAACCGTTTCACCCAGTTTGATCACCTTTAATAGTGTTAATTGGAGCACGCCCCAGGTTGTCACCGTCACTGGCGTGGACGATGAAATTGAAGATGGCGACATCGCTTACCAAATCATCGGCGCGCCGGCGGTCAGCACGGACACGAATTACAACGGCCTCGCTGTGGGCAATGTCAGTGTGTTGAACCAGGAGAATGACGTCGCGAATTTGGTGCTGAGCTTCAGCGGCTCAATCAAAGTAACTGAAGGCGGCACGACTAATTTCACGGTCGCGCTCTCCGTGAAGCCGCTTAGCAATGTAACTGTGACTTACTCATCGAGTGACACGACGGACGGAACCGTTTCGCCTTCGATATTGACGTTCACTCCCGATAATTGGAACGTGCCGCAAACCGTTACGTTGAGCGGCTTGAATGATCCCGCGCTCAGTGGCAACGCGAGTTATACCATTAGCACCGTCGTGAGTTCGACCAACCTGGGTTATTCGACGCTGGTGGTTCCCGATATTACTGCAACCACGATCAAGGCGGTTGGCTTGCCTTCCGGCCCGACGGTCTATGGTCTGGGAATGCCTCCGGTGGGCGTGGATGGTTTGGCCACGGTCAATCAGGCGATTGATTTCAGCGGCGCAACTTTCACGTTCGCACTGACGGTTCATTCGGATTCGACTGATATATTGAGCGTTCGCAATGATGTGGCCAACGGCGGCCAAATCAGCGTTTCGGGAAATACGATCAGCTACGGCGGCACCGCGATCGGTTCGTTCAGCGGCGGTTCAGCAGGCACGCCATTGGTGCTGACGATTCAAAGCGGCGCGGCGGCGAATGCGGTGCAGGCGTTGGTGGAGGTCGTGACCTTTGCTAGCACGACAACCAACAACTTCGCGACGCGCACGCTTCAAGTCACTTTGAATTACGGAGCGGGCAGCGTCAGCACCGTTAGTAAGAGCATCCGAGTCGGCCAGTTGCGAGTGACGCAATACCAGGACGGCGCGGATTATGGCTACGGAGTTTATGCCGATGAAGCGGACATCGAGATTTCTCAAGCTGTTCCCGGCACCGCCTATCCGGCAGGGTCGAATCCCGCGAACGGAATCTTTGTGCAACTCAACAGCAGTTCCAGCGACCACCAGGTTTTGTTGCGGTTCGATAATTTGATCGGCACCAACGCGAATCAAATTCCGCCGGGCTCGATCATCGTCTGTGCGGACCTGAACCTGAACATCGTCAACTCCGGTGATGGTTTTGCGCTGAACCGGATGTTGATCCCGTGGGACGCGACCAACTCCACCTGGGGTTCTTTCTCGGATCAAGTTGGAGATGGCGGCGTCGGCGTGGTGGCGGATGATTTCACCGCGAAGGCGACGAACTACTCGCAGTTGGGAATGTTCACGGAATCTGCGGGACCCAATGGCGGCACGGTGTTCACCACGACCACCACGGGCGCGGGGAATGTCACCATCGGAGTGACGCCGGACGTGCAGGCGTGGGCCAATGGCGAGACGAACAACGGCTGGGTTTGCGATGCCGAAGGCGTTCTAGATGCCGCAGGCAATCAGCCGTGGAATAACCTCACCGACGGCACGGGATTTTCGCCGTCGGAAGATCCGACGGTGGCAAATCATCCGCGCTTGCGCGTGTATTGGCTGCCGGCTGGAACTTTGGGCACGAGCTTCCGCTACGGTGTCAATGGCTACACCAACGTGTCGGATTGCGAGATCGTCCAAAGCTCGCCGAATGCGAGCACGGCGCGTGGCATTGAATTATTTAGCGACGGCGCGGATCAAGGCCAGTTGGATGCCACCGAATCGCTGATTCAATTCGGCAATATCGTCGGCACGGGCGCGGGCCAGATTCCTGCCAACGCGCACATTGAAGTGGCCATGCTGAATCTCGCGAGCTTGAATTCATCGGCGGCGGTCGGCGATGGCGGTGAATTCTACGCGATGCTGCAACCGTGGCAAGATACTACTACGACCTGGAATCAATGGGGAGCTAACGGCATCCAGACCGACGGAGTTGAAGCCGCGGTGACGCCGACCGCGACAGCGGGTTCGCCATTGCTGGTTCCCAATGAGCAGGGTGGTTATCACGCGTTTGAAGTGACTGCCGATGTGCAGAATTGGGCGAACGGCACGCTGCCGAATTACGGCTGGGGAATCCTTCCGTGGCCGAAGGGAAGCGATGGCTGGGGCATTGACACGTCGGAGTCGGCCAGTGAAGCGAGCCGTCCGCAGCTCGTGGTTTATTACACGCTGGTCAACAGCGGGCCGGCGCAGCCGAAACTTCTGCCACTCACGGTTTCCTCCACGCAAGTGCAGGTGAAGTTCAGCGGCACGATCGGGACGACCTATAGTGTCTGGCGAACCGGTTCGTTGGGCGGCACGTGGAGCATGATCGGCACGGCGCTGGTGGGTTCGGATGGCACGGCGACGTTCATGGATAACGCACCGTTGCCGACCGCGGCGTATTATCGCTTGTCGAATCCGTAA
- a CDS encoding beta-L-arabinofuranosidase domain-containing protein — translation MRALLAGLMIWAAGFSLVARSQPPAPAAAFPTNLPPTPVVSNRSPLLKTPFTALPLGSVHPLGWLLTQCQLQRDGLTGNAETLYANDLGTNSAWLGGKGENWERGPYYFKGLVALAYVLDDPGLKQKAQKWMDWLLDHQRTYGYIGPGANGDWWPRMVATYALRDYYEATGDTRVPLVLSNYFHYMLDNLPANPLKEWGKARAGDEIDVALWLYNRNGDTNLLALAELLRKQSYDWIGIFTSNSFDLYGTDFQPKHNVNVEQALKFPAVYYQLSKKPSDLRALSLGLDHLMRENALPCDINSGTEFLSGNATVQGVELCSIVEAMLSLETSVGISGNPKLADRLETISFNALPAALANEIKGLQYYTVPNNVIAIHGGHGFNQDYANGTLPGPDSGYPCCRYNFHMGWPKLVQNSWAATADGGLAALVYAPTVVNTLANGHQIQITEDTAYPFEEQVRLRMTLTGSVDFPLELRIPGWCTNASITINGGNQGALKPATFLRLQRTWSDGDIVVLNFPMPIQTTPGPGHSVAVSRGPLIYSLRIGEEWEVRTPDAHKMGFDEFEIRPTTPWNYALELNPANPAASLTVSNSPPPPNPFDPAQPSVALLAHARQIPDWTIGWRGDQAFEPPASPVASTNELTTVTLVPFGAQHLRISWFPYLGSPHPAVGAFTENFDSTWPRRWTVFGGNWVVRNQAMSTVPGSANGAKALALATAFTNFTYEADISVGPAGDAGLIFRASKPDIGPDAYCGYYAGINAEHNQLEFGYASNSWHPIIHVPMPLAANKFHHLKIEAQGPKIRIYLNHSKTPAIAAENTDASTGMVGVRDYCADGNRSLSSFANLRVNELTPGAN, via the coding sequence ATGCGCGCGCTATTGGCAGGGCTGATGATTTGGGCCGCCGGATTTTCTCTGGTTGCCCGCAGTCAGCCACCCGCGCCCGCCGCTGCATTCCCCACGAATCTTCCGCCGACTCCGGTCGTAAGCAATCGCTCGCCGTTGCTCAAAACTCCTTTCACCGCGCTTCCGCTCGGAAGCGTTCACCCACTCGGCTGGCTGCTCACCCAATGCCAACTGCAACGCGACGGCCTCACCGGCAACGCTGAAACCCTTTACGCCAACGACCTCGGCACCAACAGCGCGTGGCTCGGCGGCAAAGGCGAGAATTGGGAACGCGGCCCTTATTATTTCAAAGGCCTCGTCGCGCTCGCCTATGTCCTGGATGACCCGGGCCTAAAACAAAAAGCGCAAAAATGGATGGACTGGTTGCTGGATCATCAGCGGACTTACGGCTACATCGGACCCGGCGCAAACGGCGATTGGTGGCCGCGCATGGTCGCGACTTATGCGCTGCGGGATTACTACGAAGCGACTGGCGACACCCGCGTGCCCCTCGTCCTAAGCAATTACTTTCATTACATGCTCGATAACCTCCCGGCCAATCCGCTCAAGGAATGGGGCAAGGCCCGCGCCGGCGATGAAATAGACGTCGCCCTCTGGCTCTACAATCGCAATGGAGACACCAATCTCCTCGCGCTCGCCGAACTGTTGCGCAAACAGTCTTACGACTGGATCGGAATTTTCACCAGCAACAGCTTCGACCTCTACGGCACGGATTTTCAACCCAAGCACAACGTCAACGTCGAGCAGGCGCTCAAGTTTCCCGCCGTCTATTATCAACTCTCGAAAAAGCCCAGCGACCTGCGCGCGCTCTCCCTCGGGCTGGATCATCTCATGCGCGAAAACGCCCTGCCCTGCGACATCAATAGCGGAACCGAATTCCTCTCCGGCAATGCCACCGTGCAAGGGGTCGAGTTATGTTCCATCGTCGAAGCCATGTTGAGTCTGGAAACTTCCGTCGGCATCTCGGGCAATCCCAAATTGGCCGACCGATTGGAAACCATTTCCTTCAACGCCCTGCCCGCCGCGCTCGCGAACGAAATCAAAGGCCTCCAATATTATACCGTTCCCAACAACGTCATCGCCATCCATGGCGGCCACGGTTTCAACCAGGACTACGCCAACGGCACGCTGCCCGGGCCCGACTCCGGCTATCCCTGCTGCCGCTACAACTTCCACATGGGCTGGCCGAAGCTCGTTCAAAATTCCTGGGCCGCCACCGCCGACGGTGGTTTGGCCGCGCTGGTTTACGCGCCCACCGTTGTCAACACCTTGGCGAACGGCCATCAAATTCAAATCACCGAAGACACCGCCTATCCATTTGAAGAACAAGTCCGCCTGCGCATGACGCTCACTGGCTCGGTTGATTTCCCGCTGGAACTTCGCATTCCCGGTTGGTGCACCAACGCCTCCATCACCATCAATGGCGGCAATCAGGGCGCACTCAAACCCGCCACCTTCCTCCGCCTCCAACGCACCTGGTCCGACGGCGACATCGTCGTGTTGAATTTCCCTATGCCCATCCAGACCACACCCGGCCCCGGCCACTCCGTCGCCGTCAGCCGCGGCCCGCTCATCTATTCCCTGCGCATCGGCGAAGAATGGGAAGTCCGCACGCCCGACGCCCACAAAATGGGTTTTGATGAATTCGAAATTCGCCCCACGACCCCGTGGAACTACGCGCTGGAATTAAATCCGGCGAATCCCGCCGCATCGCTCACCGTCAGCAATTCTCCCCCGCCACCAAATCCATTCGATCCAGCGCAACCCTCCGTTGCCTTGCTCGCCCACGCGCGCCAAATTCCCGACTGGACCATCGGCTGGCGCGGCGACCAGGCATTCGAGCCACCCGCAAGCCCAGTCGCTTCAACCAACGAACTAACCACCGTGACGCTCGTTCCCTTCGGCGCCCAACATTTGCGCATAAGCTGGTTTCCTTATCTCGGTTCGCCCCATCCTGCTGTCGGCGCCTTCACAGAAAATTTCGATTCCACCTGGCCCCGCCGCTGGACGGTGTTCGGAGGAAACTGGGTGGTCCGCAACCAAGCCATGAGCACCGTGCCCGGCTCCGCGAACGGCGCCAAAGCCCTCGCCCTGGCGACCGCCTTCACTAACTTCACTTACGAAGCCGACATCTCAGTCGGCCCGGCCGGCGACGCCGGCTTGATCTTTCGCGCCAGCAAGCCCGACATCGGCCCCGACGCCTATTGCGGCTACTATGCCGGCATCAACGCGGAACACAATCAGTTGGAATTCGGTTACGCCAGCAACTCCTGGCACCCGATCATCCACGTCCCCATGCCACTGGCCGCGAATAAATTTCACCATCTAAAAATCGAAGCGCAGGGCCCAAAAATCCGCATCTACCTCAACCATTCAAAAACCCCCGCCATTGCCGCTGAAAACACCGATGCCTCCACCGGCATGGTCGGCGTGCGCGATTACTGCGCCGACGGCAACCGCTCGCTCTCCAGCTTCGCCAACCTGCGCGTCAACGAACTAACACCCGGCGCGAATTAG
- a CDS encoding DUF4965 domain-containing protein, which yields MKKLLLRPAMWTVFLILWSLHFSLAAQSEPLRPPSVPLVACNPYFSIWSPADKLTDTDTTHWTGKAQRLTSLARIDGKSFRLMGGQPADVPALAQTSLQVLPTRTIYEFENETIHLTLTFMTAALPDDLNVLSRPVTYVSWEAQSKDQKSHEVEIYFDARSEIAVNEPNQPVTFQSATTSGLTAWRVGTVEQPILRRKGDDVRIDWGYFYVAMEKNKKTLSNVAPAAAARAGFVANGNPGEASVLQSDGKNDTVIAFATKLGSVRAKPVSCWLMLAYDDLYSIQYMKKNLRPYWRRNGDDASALLTKSAKDYEDLKKRCVKFDTELMGDLRNAGGENYAQLAALAYRQCFAAGMFVADDNGQPLQFCKENHSNGCISTSDVFYPMSPQFLLFGPSLAKSFIVPFMNYAASDRWKFPFAPHDLGTYPQANGQVYGDGERGVNNQMPVEESGNLLCLFGAVAQMDGNADFAGLYWKQLEQWAEYLKEKGFDPENQLCTDDFAGHLAHNVNLSAKAICGLGSFAKLCEMRGDKQKSEEYMKLARGFAERWVKEAAEGDHFRLAFDRPNTWSQKYNLVWDRILGLNLFPAEVAQKEMAFYRKIQNQYGLPLDNRETYTKLDWITWTATLTQNRDDFEALVAPIIAFLNATPDRAPMTDWYQTKTARKVGFTARPVVGGVFLEMLYDKAVWHKYAGRDKTKASGWAAMPKAPEIKMVLNAADKHKAMWDYTTDRPGNNWQQPGFDDSNWKHGQSGFGTSGTPGAIVGTTWNTSDIWLRREVDLTATDFNDVQAWLHHDEDAEVYINGVLALQAGGFVSGYDMFPLTPEGRAALRPGKNLIAVHCHQTTGGQYVDLGLVEVVRAK from the coding sequence ATGAAAAAACTACTTCTTCGGCCCGCGATGTGGACGGTATTCCTGATATTATGGTCGCTTCACTTTTCCCTCGCGGCGCAATCCGAACCATTGCGTCCGCCGTCGGTCCCGCTCGTCGCCTGCAATCCTTACTTCAGCATTTGGTCGCCCGCTGACAAACTGACCGATACCGACACCACCCACTGGACCGGCAAAGCCCAGCGTCTCACCAGCCTCGCGCGGATTGACGGAAAATCGTTTCGCCTCATGGGCGGTCAGCCGGCCGATGTGCCCGCGCTGGCGCAAACCAGCTTGCAAGTCCTCCCCACGCGCACCATTTACGAATTCGAAAACGAAACCATCCACCTCACCCTCACCTTCATGACGGCCGCACTGCCGGACGATCTGAATGTTCTCTCGCGCCCGGTCACTTATGTGTCGTGGGAAGCGCAATCAAAAGACCAAAAGTCGCACGAAGTGGAAATTTATTTCGATGCCCGTTCTGAAATCGCCGTCAATGAACCGAATCAGCCGGTGACGTTTCAATCCGCCACCACTTCCGGCCTCACCGCCTGGCGCGTCGGCACGGTCGAGCAACCCATCCTGCGCCGGAAGGGTGACGACGTCCGCATTGACTGGGGTTATTTTTATGTTGCGATGGAGAAGAATAAAAAGACCCTGTCCAACGTCGCCCCCGCCGCTGCCGCTCGCGCCGGTTTCGTCGCGAATGGAAATCCCGGTGAAGCGTCGGTTCTTCAAAGCGATGGAAAAAACGACACCGTCATTGCTTTCGCAACCAAGCTCGGCTCCGTGCGCGCCAAGCCCGTCTCCTGCTGGCTGATGCTCGCTTACGACGACCTTTATTCGATTCAATACATGAAGAAAAACCTGCGCCCCTATTGGCGGCGCAATGGCGATGACGCGTCCGCCCTGCTCACCAAGTCCGCGAAGGATTACGAAGACTTGAAAAAACGCTGCGTCAAATTCGACACCGAATTGATGGGCGATTTGCGTAACGCGGGCGGAGAAAATTATGCGCAACTCGCCGCGCTCGCCTATCGCCAATGTTTTGCCGCCGGCATGTTCGTGGCCGACGACAACGGCCAGCCTTTGCAATTCTGCAAGGAGAACCATTCCAATGGCTGCATCAGCACTTCGGATGTTTTTTATCCGATGTCCCCGCAGTTCCTTTTGTTCGGCCCCAGCCTCGCCAAATCCTTCATCGTGCCGTTCATGAATTACGCCGCGAGCGACCGCTGGAAATTTCCTTTCGCCCCTCACGATCTCGGCACGTATCCTCAAGCCAACGGCCAGGTTTATGGCGATGGCGAGCGCGGCGTGAACAATCAGATGCCGGTCGAGGAAAGCGGCAATCTACTGTGTCTCTTCGGCGCGGTCGCGCAAATGGACGGCAACGCGGACTTCGCCGGACTTTATTGGAAACAACTCGAACAATGGGCCGAGTATCTGAAAGAAAAGGGTTTCGATCCCGAGAACCAGCTTTGCACGGATGACTTCGCCGGCCATCTCGCGCACAATGTGAATTTGAGCGCCAAAGCCATTTGCGGCCTCGGCTCTTTTGCCAAGCTTTGTGAAATGCGTGGCGACAAACAGAAGTCCGAGGAATACATGAAACTCGCCCGCGGCTTTGCCGAGCGCTGGGTAAAAGAGGCGGCTGAAGGCGATCATTTCCGCCTCGCGTTTGACCGGCCCAACACCTGGAGCCAGAAATATAATTTGGTTTGGGACCGCATCCTTGGCTTGAATTTATTTCCCGCCGAAGTCGCGCAAAAGGAAATGGCTTTTTATCGCAAGATACAAAACCAATACGGCCTCCCGCTGGACAACCGCGAAACTTATACCAAGCTGGATTGGATCACCTGGACCGCGACGCTCACGCAAAATCGCGACGACTTTGAAGCGTTGGTCGCCCCGATCATTGCTTTCCTGAACGCCACTCCCGACCGCGCGCCCATGACCGATTGGTATCAAACTAAAACCGCGCGCAAGGTTGGGTTCACCGCCCGCCCCGTCGTCGGCGGCGTGTTCCTCGAAATGCTTTACGACAAAGCGGTGTGGCACAAATATGCCGGGCGCGATAAGACCAAAGCTTCCGGTTGGGCCGCCATGCCGAAAGCGCCGGAAATCAAAATGGTTCTCAATGCCGCAGACAAACACAAAGCGATGTGGGATTATACCACCGACCGTCCGGGCAATAACTGGCAGCAACCCGGCTTCGACGATTCAAATTGGAAACATGGCCAGAGCGGTTTCGGCACGTCCGGCACACCGGGCGCGATCGTCGGCACGACGTGGAACACTTCGGACATCTGGCTTCGCCGCGAAGTGGATTTGACCGCCACGGATTTCAATGATGTCCAGGCGTGGCTTCATCACGACGAGGATGCCGAGGTTTACATCAACGGCGTTCTCGCCCTTCAGGCCGGAGGCTTTGTGAGCGGCTATGATATGTTTCCGCTGACACCCGAAGGCCGTGCCGCTCTTAGACCCGGGAAGAACTTGATCGCCGTCCATTGCCATCAAACCACCGGCGGCCAATACGTGGACCTTGGTTTAGTGGAGGTCGTCCGGGCCAAATAG